Proteins encoded by one window of Mycoplasma capricolum subsp. capricolum ATCC 27343:
- the rplW gene encoding 50S ribosomal protein L23 translates to MHITEVLKKPVLTEKSFAGHKDNVYTFLVDKKANKVQIKKTFEEIFEVKVESVRTINYDAKEKRLGKYVGKKPSYKKAIITLKEGQKLDVLSDL, encoded by the coding sequence ATGCATATCACTGAAGTATTAAAAAAACCAGTATTAACTGAAAAATCATTTGCTGGTCATAAAGATAATGTGTATACATTCTTAGTTGATAAAAAAGCTAATAAAGTTCAAATTAAAAAAACTTTTGAAGAAATTTTTGAAGTAAAAGTTGAATCAGTTAGAACTATTAATTATGATGCTAAAGAAAAAAGATTAGGAAAATATGTTGGTAAAAAACCATCATATAAAAAAGCAATCATTACATTAAAAGAAGGTCAAAAATTAGACGTGCTAAGCGACTTATAG
- the dhaK gene encoding dihydroxyacetone kinase subunit DhaK — protein sequence MKKLINSSETLVNEMLEGLVKAYPDKLKRIDNFDVVIRKNSPIENKVALVSGGGSGHEPAHAGYVGYGMLDAAVAGAVFTSPTPDQIYQAIKSVDSKKGVLLIIKNYTGDILNFEMAQDMASMDGIEVESVVVNDDVAVEDSLYTAGRRGVAGTVFVHKIAGAKAEMNASLQEVKQVALKVINNVRTMGMAISPCILPSTGKSNFSLNEDEIEIGIGIHGEPGVYRKKITPVNQIVDILIERILNDITINKGEEIAVMINGMGATPEMELLVINNHLNDLLVKKDIKIYKTFVGNFMTSIEMGGFSISILKLDQELKELLDKKADTPGFKVF from the coding sequence ATGAAAAAGTTGATAAACAGTTCTGAAACATTAGTTAATGAAATGTTAGAAGGTTTGGTTAAAGCTTATCCAGATAAATTAAAAAGAATTGATAATTTTGATGTAGTTATTAGAAAAAATTCTCCAATTGAAAATAAAGTTGCTCTTGTAAGTGGTGGAGGTTCTGGTCATGAACCAGCACATGCAGGTTATGTTGGATATGGTATGTTAGATGCAGCAGTAGCTGGAGCTGTATTTACTTCACCAACTCCTGATCAAATTTATCAAGCAATTAAATCTGTTGATTCAAAAAAAGGAGTACTATTAATCATTAAAAATTATACTGGTGATATTTTAAACTTTGAAATGGCTCAAGATATGGCTAGTATGGATGGAATAGAAGTAGAATCTGTTGTTGTTAATGATGATGTAGCTGTTGAAGATAGTTTATATACAGCGGGAAGAAGAGGAGTAGCTGGAACTGTTTTTGTTCATAAAATAGCTGGAGCAAAAGCTGAAATGAATGCTTCGCTTCAAGAAGTTAAACAAGTTGCTTTAAAAGTAATTAATAATGTAAGAACAATGGGAATGGCAATTTCTCCATGTATTTTACCATCAACTGGTAAGTCAAATTTCTCATTAAATGAAGATGAAATAGAAATTGGAATAGGAATTCATGGTGAACCAGGAGTTTATAGAAAAAAAATAACACCAGTAAATCAAATAGTAGATATTTTAATAGAGAGAATTTTAAATGATATTACTATTAATAAAGGTGAAGAAATAGCAGTTATGATAAATGGAATGGGTGCTACACCTGAAATGGAATTGCTTGTTATTAATAATCATTTAAATGATTTACTAGTTAAAAAAGATATTAAGATTTATAAAACTTTTGTTGGAAACTTTATGACTTCTATTGAAATGGGTGGGTTTTCAATTTCAATTTTAAAATTAGACCAAGAACTAAAAGAATTACTAGATAAAAAAGCTGATACTCCAGGTTTTAAAGTTTTTTAG
- a CDS encoding bifunctional 5,10-methylenetetrahydrofolate dehydrogenase/5,10-methenyltetrahydrofolate cyclohydrolase, whose translation MVILDGKLVSKTRKQLVKQQIDIYLNKGYRKPKLAVILIGNDQASELYVSNKIKACNLVGIESMLLRFDENINSQTLSDQINQLNNDQLVDAILLQLPLPKHLNEQMFLQAITPLKDVDGFHYINQGKMLEGYDTIYPCTPIGIINLLKAYNVDVKSKDITIIGTSNIVGKPLAIMLSNMGATVSMCNKNTKSLKKYTKISDIVISATGKQFIITKDMIKKNAIVIDVGIIRDPITNKIVGDVDFENVKELCSYITPVPGGVGPMTVAMLLENTLQLYKKHIKE comes from the coding sequence ATGGTTATTTTAGATGGTAAGTTAGTTTCAAAAACTAGAAAACAACTAGTAAAACAACAAATTGATATTTATTTAAATAAAGGATATAGAAAACCAAAACTAGCTGTAATTTTAATTGGAAATGATCAAGCAAGTGAATTATATGTTTCAAATAAAATAAAAGCTTGTAATTTAGTAGGAATTGAATCAATGTTATTAAGATTTGATGAAAATATTAATAGTCAAACACTATCTGATCAAATTAACCAATTAAATAATGATCAATTAGTTGATGCGATTTTATTGCAATTACCATTACCAAAACATTTAAATGAACAAATGTTTTTACAAGCAATTACACCTTTAAAAGATGTAGATGGATTTCATTATATTAACCAAGGAAAAATGTTAGAGGGTTATGATACTATTTATCCTTGTACACCAATTGGAATTATTAATTTATTAAAAGCTTATAATGTTGATGTTAAATCAAAAGATATAACTATTATTGGAACTTCAAATATTGTTGGAAAACCTTTAGCTATTATGCTATCTAATATGGGTGCAACAGTAAGTATGTGTAATAAAAATACAAAGAGTTTAAAAAAATATACTAAAATATCTGATATAGTAATTTCAGCTACTGGAAAACAATTTATAATTACAAAAGATATGATTAAAAAAAATGCTATTGTAATTGATGTTGGAATTATAAGAGATCCAATTACTAATAAAATAGTTGGTGATGTTGATTTTGAAAATGTTAAAGAGCTTTGTTCTTATATTACTCCAGTTCCAGGTGGTGTTGGTCCAATGACTGTTGCTATGTTATTAGAAAACACTTTACAGTTATACAAAAAGCATATAAAGGAATAG
- the rplD gene encoding 50S ribosomal protein L4, which yields MKLQVLDTKGNEIKEIALNDYVWGIEPHQQAIYDTVISQQAALRQGTKKVKTRAEVSGGGRKPWKQKGTGRARQGSIRAPQWKGGGVTFGPTPDINYKKSVNKKVRALAFRSVLSLKVKENNLVIVDKFDFAKPSTKEMVVVMKNLKIDDQKTLIVTKEKEELVVKSSNNITGVKTISANQLNVFDLLNATKLLITEEAAIAVEEVYA from the coding sequence ATGAAATTACAAGTTTTAGACACTAAAGGTAATGAAATTAAAGAAATTGCCTTAAATGATTATGTGTGGGGAATTGAACCTCATCAACAAGCTATTTATGATACTGTAATAAGTCAACAAGCTGCTTTAAGACAAGGAACTAAAAAAGTTAAAACCCGTGCTGAAGTATCTGGAGGAGGACGTAAACCTTGAAAACAAAAAGGAACAGGTCGTGCTCGTCAAGGATCAATTAGAGCTCCACAATGAAAAGGTGGGGGAGTTACATTTGGACCAACACCAGATATTAACTATAAAAAATCTGTTAATAAAAAAGTAAGAGCTTTAGCTTTTAGATCAGTTTTATCTTTAAAAGTTAAAGAAAATAATCTTGTAATCGTTGACAAATTTGATTTTGCTAAACCATCAACAAAAGAAATGGTTGTAGTAATGAAAAATTTAAAAATTGATGATCAAAAAACATTAATTGTTACAAAAGAAAAAGAAGAATTAGTAGTTAAATCTTCAAATAATATTACTGGAGTTAAAACAATTTCTGCTAACCAACTAAATGTATTTGATTTATTAAATGCTACTAAATTACTAATTACAGAAGAAGCTGCTATTGCAGTTGAGGAGGTATACGCATAA
- the rplB gene encoding 50S ribosomal protein L2 has protein sequence MAIKKYKSTTNGRRNMTTIDYSAVLTTKNTPEKSLVVSKSSKAGRNNRGLITTRHKGGGHKQKYRIIDFKRNKRDIFGTISTIEYDPNRNAFICLVNYVDGEKRYILFAKGMQVGMKVVASENADIKVGNSAPLKNIPEGTLLHNVELKPGKGGQIARSAGSSVQLLGKDDDGRYVTLRLSSGEVRKVLSECYATIGEVGNEEYNLVNWGKAGRNRWRGIRPTVRGSVMNPNDHPHGGGEGRAPIGRKSPVTPWGKKALGVKTRNTKKASEKLIVRKRSKK, from the coding sequence ATGGCAATTAAAAAGTATAAATCAACAACTAATGGTCGTAGAAATATGACTACAATTGATTATTCAGCTGTTTTAACAACAAAAAATACTCCTGAAAAGTCATTAGTTGTTTCTAAAAGCTCTAAAGCCGGAAGAAATAATCGCGGATTAATTACTACTCGCCATAAAGGTGGAGGGCACAAACAAAAATACCGTATTATTGATTTTAAAAGAAACAAAAGAGATATTTTTGGAACAATTTCAACAATTGAATACGATCCAAACAGAAATGCATTTATTTGTTTAGTAAATTATGTAGATGGAGAAAAACGTTACATTTTATTTGCAAAAGGAATGCAAGTAGGAATGAAAGTGGTTGCTAGTGAAAATGCTGATATTAAAGTTGGTAATTCAGCACCATTAAAAAATATTCCTGAAGGAACTTTACTTCATAATGTAGAATTAAAACCTGGAAAAGGTGGACAAATTGCAAGAAGTGCTGGTTCATCAGTTCAACTTTTAGGAAAAGATGATGATGGAAGATATGTAACTTTACGTTTATCATCTGGAGAAGTTAGAAAAGTTTTATCTGAATGTTATGCAACAATCGGTGAAGTAGGAAACGAAGAATACAACTTAGTTAACTGAGGAAAAGCGGGTCGTAACAGATGAAGAGGTATTCGTCCAACTGTTAGAGGTTCTGTAATGAATCCAAACGATCACCCACATGGTGGAGGAGAAGGACGTGCTCCAATTGGACGTAAATCTCCAGTTACTCCATGAGGTAAGAAAGCTTTAGGTGTAAAAACAAGAAACACTAAAAAAGCTTCAGAAAAACTAATTGTAAGAAAACGTAGCAAAAAATAA
- the rplC gene encoding 50S ribosomal protein L3: MKGILGRKVEMTQVFTNSGQLVPVTVVEVLPNTVLQVKTIDSDGYVAVQLGTTDKRVNLVNKPELGHFKKANSNPKRFVKEIRNMQGYEIGQVINVSDIFVSGEYVDVTGISKGKGFAGGIKRHNYSRGPMAHGSGYHRGIGSMGAIINRIFKSKKMPGHMGNAKRTIQNLEIIAIDQSNNIMLIKGSIPGPKNSFVQIKQNVKGMSSKQAVELLNRNASVQA; encoded by the coding sequence ATGAAAGGAATCTTAGGTCGTAAGGTAGAAATGACTCAAGTATTTACTAATTCTGGTCAATTAGTTCCAGTAACAGTAGTTGAAGTTCTACCAAACACAGTTTTACAAGTTAAAACTATTGACAGTGATGGTTATGTTGCTGTTCAATTAGGTACTACTGATAAAAGAGTTAACTTAGTAAATAAACCTGAATTAGGACATTTTAAAAAAGCTAATTCAAATCCTAAGCGCTTCGTAAAAGAAATCAGAAATATGCAAGGATATGAAATCGGACAAGTTATTAACGTTAGTGATATCTTTGTTTCTGGTGAATACGTTGATGTTACAGGAATTTCTAAAGGTAAAGGATTTGCTGGAGGAATTAAAAGACATAATTACTCAAGAGGACCAATGGCTCATGGATCAGGATATCATAGAGGAATTGGTTCAATGGGAGCGATCATTAACCGTATTTTTAAATCAAAAAAAATGCCAGGGCACATGGGTAATGCAAAAAGAACTATTCAAAATCTAGAAATTATTGCTATTGATCAATCTAATAACATTATGTTGATCAAAGGATCAATTCCTGGACCTAAAAATAGTTTTGTACAAATTAAACAAAATGTAAAAGGTATGAGTTCTAAACAAGCAGTTGAATTATTAAATAGAAATGCATCAGTTCAAGCATAG
- the rpsJ gene encoding 30S ribosomal protein S10, translated as MAENKMRIKLKGYDHAIVDQSITKIIQAAEGTGAKVRGPIPLPTEKQVITILRAVHKYKDSREQFEMRTHKRLLEILNPTAATMDVLKRVQLPSGVDIEIKL; from the coding sequence ATGGCAGAAAACAAGATGAGAATTAAGTTAAAAGGTTATGATCACGCTATTGTTGATCAAAGCATTACTAAAATCATTCAAGCTGCTGAAGGTACTGGAGCTAAAGTTAGAGGACCAATCCCACTACCAACAGAAAAACAAGTTATTACCATTTTAAGAGCTGTTCATAAATATAAAGATTCTCGTGAACAATTTGAAATGAGAACACATAAAAGATTATTAGAAATTTTAAATCCAACTGCAGCAACAATGGATGTTCTAAAAAGAGTTCAATTGCCAAGTGGTGTTGATATTGAAATTAAATTATAA
- a CDS encoding BspA family leucine-rich repeat surface protein, translating to MKVLLKALSLLLVSSSSLLVISCSNKNSNSTIKDNSSNNQKQEKEIIKKVLTSEQKETINSIFLSQQDAFANFHTYQDVVDQLKVFLSEKDLNEVILFDENEKNKHLVLDDNSNNNSVKIRVFGNAFEFKPKTVKEYVETKYSDETKTKVIQLGYKKETIKSVDYYVLDRLDKNTKEVPIHLPIKINSLKESFKEFENDKVNNLDKWDTRNITSLKNTFESAKNFNQDISMWNTSNVRNMTATFFEAEKFNQPLDKWDVSKVVDMESIFDGAKEFNQSLNDWKISSLVEFTYGFRGALKFNQPLDKWDVSNVKTMDGLFTEAYEFNQNISSWNTGNVESMNGMFSDAKAFNQNLSKWDVKKVGNYQNFASGLRSTMTRDKLPKFSGARQDDNFIYGFSK from the coding sequence ATGAAAGTATTATTAAAAGCTTTAAGCTTGTTATTAGTAAGTAGTTCATCTTTATTAGTTATTAGTTGTTCAAATAAAAATTCAAATAGTACTATAAAAGATAATAGTTCTAATAATCAAAAACAAGAAAAAGAAATCATTAAAAAAGTTTTAACATCAGAACAGAAAGAAACTATTAATTCCATTTTTTTATCTCAACAAGATGCATTTGCAAACTTTCATACTTATCAAGATGTTGTTGACCAACTTAAAGTATTTTTAAGTGAAAAAGATCTAAACGAAGTTATTTTATTTGATGAAAATGAAAAAAATAAGCATTTAGTTTTAGATGATAATAGTAATAATAACTCTGTTAAAATCAGAGTTTTTGGTAATGCTTTTGAGTTTAAACCAAAAACTGTAAAAGAATATGTTGAAACTAAATATAGTGATGAAACAAAAACAAAAGTTATTCAACTAGGATATAAAAAAGAAACAATAAAAAGTGTAGATTACTATGTCCTAGATAGATTAGATAAAAATACAAAAGAAGTTCCAATTCATTTACCAATAAAAATTAATTCTTTAAAAGAATCATTTAAAGAATTTGAAAATGATAAAGTTAATAATCTAGATAAGTGAGATACTAGAAATATTACTAGTTTAAAAAATACTTTTGAGTCAGCTAAAAATTTTAATCAGGATATTTCAATGTGAAATACATCAAATGTTAGAAATATGACAGCAACATTTTTTGAAGCAGAAAAATTCAATCAACCGTTAGATAAATGAGATGTTTCTAAAGTAGTAGATATGGAATCAATATTTGATGGGGCAAAAGAATTCAATCAAAGTTTAAATGATTGAAAAATAAGTAGCTTAGTAGAATTTACATATGGTTTTAGAGGTGCATTAAAATTCAATCAACCGTTAGATAAATGAGATGTTTCTAATGTAAAAACTATGGATGGATTATTTACTGAAGCGTATGAATTCAATCAAAACATCAGTTCATGAAATACAGGTAATGTTGAATCAATGAATGGGATGTTTTCTGATGCTAAAGCATTTAATCAAAATTTAAGTAAATGAGATGTTAAAAAAGTTGGAAATTATCAAAATTTTGCTAGCGGATTAAGGTCAACTATGACTAGAGATAAACTTCCAAAGTTTAGTGGTGCTAGACAAGATGATAATTTTATTTATGGTTTTTCAAAATAA
- the rpsS gene encoding 30S ribosomal protein S19 — translation MARSLKKGPFVDENLFKKVTSAKDGEVIKTWSRRSTIFPEFIGKTFGVYNGKEFIPVYITEDMVGNKLGEFAPTRKFGGHGDDKGKKK, via the coding sequence ATGGCAAGATCATTAAAAAAAGGACCTTTTGTTGATGAAAATTTATTTAAGAAAGTTACATCAGCAAAAGATGGTGAAGTAATTAAAACTTGATCACGTAGATCAACTATTTTCCCTGAATTCATCGGTAAAACATTTGGTGTCTATAATGGAAAAGAATTTATTCCAGTTTATATTACTGAAGATATGGTTGGAAATAAATTAGGTGAATTTGCTCCAACTCGTAAATTCGGTGGTCATGGTGATGACAAAGGTAAGAAAAAATAA